One Etheostoma cragini isolate CJK2018 chromosome 19, CSU_Ecrag_1.0, whole genome shotgun sequence DNA segment encodes these proteins:
- the LOC117934868 gene encoding C-C motif chemokine 4 homolog — protein MGTSHILLLGILGLALLSSVICNNASGPDDCCFVLYPRRMNKNLISSYYMTDHRCPRLGAILVTKKSRHICVDPNLSWVEGIMKSLDEKSF, from the exons ATGGGAACCAGTCACATTCTGCTGCTCGGCATCCTGGGACTTGCATTGCTCTCCTCAGTGATCTGCAACA atgCAAGCGGTCCTGACGACTGCTGCTTCGTACTCTACCCGAGAAGAATGAACAAAAACCTCATCAGCTCGTATTACATGACTGATCACCGCTGCCCCAGGCTTGGAGCCAT TCTGGTTACTAAAAAGTCTCGTCACATCTGCGTGGATCCCAATCTCTCCTGGGTTGAGGGCATCATGAAAAGTTTGGACGAAAAATCCTTTTAA